The Halictus rubicundus isolate RS-2024b chromosome 3, iyHalRubi1_principal, whole genome shotgun sequence genome includes a region encoding these proteins:
- the LOC143352514 gene encoding soma ferritin-like isoform X1, translating into MSLVRQNFHEECEQALNKQINLELYASYAYLSMAYYFDRSDVALQGLHSYFKKCSDEEREHAMKFMTYQNKRGGSIHLTNIESPSLDNWVSAKCAMMEALQLEKRVNQCLLELHALASTHNDPNLMDFLETEFLQEQVDAIKELANHVTNLERVAEGLGVYIFDKKLGH; encoded by the exons ATGAGCCTGGTCAGACAGAACTTCCACGAGGAATGCGAGCAGGCGCTGAATAAGCAAATCAATTTGGAATTGTATGCGAGTTACGCCTACCTCTCCATG GCGTACTATTTCGACAGAAGTGACGTCGCTTTGCAAGGACTTCACTCGTACTTCAAGAAGTGCTCCGACGAGGAGAGGGAGCATGCCATGAAGTTCATGACCTACCAAAACAAGAGAGGCGGGAGCATTCATCTGACGAACATCGAGAGTCCGTCACTGGACAACTGGGTTAGCGCGAAGTGCGCGATGATGGAGGCGCTGCAACTAGAGAAAAGAGTAAACCAA TGCCTGTTAGAGTTGCACGCGCTGGCGTCGACACACAACGATCCGAACTTGATGGATTTCCTCGAAACGGAGTTCTTGCAAGAACAAGTGGACGCGATTAAAGAACTTGCTAACCACGTGACGAATTTGGAAAGAGTTGCCGAAGGTCTGGGTGTATATATCTTCGACAAGAAGCTGGGACATTAA
- the LOC143352514 gene encoding soma ferritin-like isoform X2, with protein sequence MKNKKSTWYTFDPAYYFDRSDVALQGLHSYFKKCSDEEREHAMKFMTYQNKRGGSIHLTNIESPSLDNWVSAKCAMMEALQLEKRVNQCLLELHALASTHNDPNLMDFLETEFLQEQVDAIKELANHVTNLERVAEGLGVYIFDKKLGH encoded by the exons atgaaaaataaaaaaagcacaTGGTATACGTTCGATCCG GCGTACTATTTCGACAGAAGTGACGTCGCTTTGCAAGGACTTCACTCGTACTTCAAGAAGTGCTCCGACGAGGAGAGGGAGCATGCCATGAAGTTCATGACCTACCAAAACAAGAGAGGCGGGAGCATTCATCTGACGAACATCGAGAGTCCGTCACTGGACAACTGGGTTAGCGCGAAGTGCGCGATGATGGAGGCGCTGCAACTAGAGAAAAGAGTAAACCAA TGCCTGTTAGAGTTGCACGCGCTGGCGTCGACACACAACGATCCGAACTTGATGGATTTCCTCGAAACGGAGTTCTTGCAAGAACAAGTGGACGCGATTAAAGAACTTGCTAACCACGTGACGAATTTGGAAAGAGTTGCCGAAGGTCTGGGTGTATATATCTTCGACAAGAAGCTGGGACATTAA
- the LOC143352517 gene encoding uncharacterized protein LOC143352517 → MPFNKSDDRAPELTRYEYPENVSDATIETSSTTKPVEGEQKPKKKKITIEVDEDDPCLQDKEKEEGKKATVPGLDPRFQQQNQTLRCWVMYTDFYRCENILGAGSDACTWFKQVFTSICPSDWVRHWDQLRTEGKFPWHKYKKQGDFPGDKYGV, encoded by the exons ATGCCATTTAACAAAAGCGACGACCGTGCTCCGGAGCTAACGAGGTACGAATATCCAGAAAATGTTAGCGATGCTACAATCGAGACAAGCTCAACCACAAAACCGGTGGAAGGTGAACAAAaaccgaaaaagaaaaagataactaTCGAAGTAGACGAGGACGATCCGTGCCTTCAAGATAAAGAAAAAGAGGAAGGCAAAAAGGCCACCGTTCCGGGATTAGATCCAAG ATTTCAGCAACAAAACCAGACGTTACGCTGCTGGGTTATGTACACCGATTTCTATCGTTGCGAAAATATTTTAGGAGCAGGATCGGACGCGTGTACCTGGTTCAAACAAGTTTTCACGTCTATATGCCCAAGTGATTGGGTTCGTCATTGGGACCAACTTCGAACCGAAGGAAAATTTCCTTGGCATAAGTATAAGAAGCAAGGAGATTTTCCTGGCGATAAATATGGAGTTTAA
- the LOC143352513 gene encoding soma ferritin-like, with protein sequence MKWPSGKPAKFKFHEETEAILNAQINAELKAFYYYLSMAAYFGRGDVALPGCESFFMQMHHEEHEHALRFVNYVKMRGGFVNLCNVEQPTDQDWKCPLHAFKTALDLEIEVSDKLVAVNKVAEKHGDLNASDFIITGFMENQMKSVEEMGRFVAILSGIGDHALARFMFDKDMLDNHVLSKFNVLRTKSNPN encoded by the exons ATGAAATGGCCGAGTGGAAAACCTGCTAAGTTTAAGTTCCACGAGGAGACCGAGGCTATACTAAACGCGCAAATAAACGCAGAGCTAAAAGCATTTTATTACTACCTATCCATG GCTGCATACTTCGGACGCGGCGATGTTGCATTGCCTGGTTGTGAGTCGTTCTTCATGCAAATGCATCACGAGGAGCATGAACATGCTCTGAGGTTCGTGAATTATGTTAAAATGCGTGGTGGTTTCGTTAATTTGTGCAACGTGGAGCAGCCTACTGACCAAGATTGGAAATGTCCGCTGCATGCCTTCAAA ACGGCCCTAGACCTGGAGATCGAGGTAAGTGACAAGCTCGTAGCAGTGAACAAGGTGGCCGAAAAACATGGCGACTTGAATGCCAGTGATTTTATCATTACTGGCTTCATGGAGAACCAAATGAAGAGTGTCGAAGAGATGGGAAGATTCGTCGCTATCTTATCTGGAATCGGTGACCATGCATTGGCCCGTTTCATGTTCGACAAAGACATGCTCGACAATCACGTCCTATCAAAATTCAACGTGCTTCGAACAAAATCGAATCCGAACTGA